In Cherax quadricarinatus isolate ZL_2023a chromosome 1, ASM3850222v1, whole genome shotgun sequence, the DNA window cattccgacatcttaataaagaatcgttcaggaccctgtacaccgtgtacgtcaggcccatattggagtatgcggcaccagtttggaacccacacctagccaagcacgtaaagaaactagagaaagtgcaaaggtttgcaacaagactaatcccagagctaaggggtatgtcctacgaggagaggttaagggaaatcaacctgacgacactggagggcaggagagatagggggaacatgataacaacatacaaaatactgagaggaattgacaaggtggacaaagacaggatgttccagagactggacacagcaacacggggacacagttggaaactgaagacacagatgaatcacagggatgttagaaagtatttcttcagccacagagtagtcaggaagtggaatagtttaggaagcgatgtagtggaggcaggatccatacatagctttaagcagaggtacgataaagctcatggctcagggagagtgacctagtagcgaccagtgaagaggcggggccaggagcttggactcgacccctgcaaaatcaactaggtgagtacacacacacacacacatacacacacacacacacatacacacacacacacacacacacacacacacacacacacacacacacacacacacacacacacacacacacacacacacacatacacatacacacacacacacacagaaacaacgagaagaccagaacgagcccctggtttacccgacggtgtaaggaggcaaaaacaaagtgcaatagagaatggaaaaagtacagaaggcagagaacacacgaaaataaggagatcagtcgcagagccaggaacgagtatgcacaggtaaggagggaggcccagcgacagtatgaaaatgacatagcatcgagaatcaagactgacacgaaactgttgtatagcgacatcagaaggaagacaacagtcaaagaccaggtgaacagattaaggacagaaggtggagaactcacaagaaatgatcaggaggtatgtgaggagatgaacaggagatttaacgaagtttttacagtagagacaggaagggctgtggaaaAACAGCACAGAAggaaacatcaagagggaatataccaacaagtgttggatgacatacgaacaaccgaggaggaggtgaagaagatgctaagtgaccttgatacctcaaaggcgatgggaccggacaacatctccccatgagtccttagagaaggagcagagatgctgtgcgtgcctctaaccacaatcttcaacacatcccttgaaactgggcaactacctgagaaatggaagacagcaaatgtagtccccatttttaagaaaggaaacagaaacgaggcgcgaaactacagacctgtgtctctgacatgtattgtgtgcaaagtcatgaagaagattatcaggaggagagtggtcgaacacctggaaaggaacaaggttataaatgaaaaccagcatgggttcatggaaggcaaatcttgtatcacaaacctcctggagttttatgacacggtaacagaagtaagacacgagagagaggggtgggtagattgcgttttcctagactgcaggaaggcctttgacacagttccccacaagagattagtgcagaagctggaggatcaggcgcatgtaacagggagggcactgcaatggatcagggaatacctgacaggtaggcagcaacgagtcatggtacgtgaagaggtatcacagtgggcgcctgtgacgagtggggtcccacaggggtcagttctaggaccagtgctatttttgatatatgtgaacgacatgatggaaggaacagactctgaagtgtccctattcgcagatgatgtgaagttgatgagaagaattaaatcggataaggatgaggcaggactgcaaagagacccgaacaggctggacatgtggtctagtaactggcttctcgaattcaatcctgccaaatgcaaagtcatgaagattggggaggggcaaagaagaccgcagacagagtataggctaggtggacaaagactacagacctcactcagggagaaagacctcggggtgaccataacaccgagcacatcaccggaggcacacatcaaccaaataactgctgcagcatacgggcgcctggcaaaactgagaatagcgttccgataccttaataaggaatcgttcaagacactgtacactgtgtatgttaggcccatgctgaagtatgcagcaccagtctggaacccacacctggtcaagcacgtcaagaagttagagaaagtacaaaggtttgcaacaaggctagtcccagagctcaagggaatgtcgtacgaggaaaggttgagggaaatcgaactgacgacactggaggacagaagggtcaggggagacatgataacgacatacaagatactgcggggaatagacaaggtggacagagataggatgttccagagtggggacacaggaacaaggggtcacaactggaagctgaagactcagacgagtcacagggacgttaggaagtatttcttcagtcatagagtcgtcaggaagtggaatagcctagcaagtgaagtagtggaggcaggaaccatacatagttttaagaagaggtatgataaagctcaggaagcagagagagagaggacccagtagcgatcagtgaagaggcggggaccaggagctgagtctcgacccctgcaaccacaattaggtgagtacacacacacacacacacacacacacacacacacacacacacacacacacacacacacacacacacacacacacacctacacacctacacacctacacacctacaacaggcctagtgtctaattgacatgtgcctaggacaaaatggtaactaacacacacacacacacacacacctacacacctacacacctacacacctacacacctacacacctacacacctacacacacacaacaggcctagtgtctaatcgacatgtgcctaggacaaaatggtaactaacacacacacacacacacacacctacacacctacacacctacacacctacacacctacacacacacaacaggcctagtgtctactcgacatgtgcctaggacaaaatggtaactaacacacacacacacacacacatacacacacacacacacacacacacacgcacacacacacacacatatatatatacacacacacatacacacacacacacacacacacaaacacacacacacacacacacacacacacacacacacacacacacacacacacacacacacacacacacacacacacctacaacaggcctagtgtctaatcgacatgtgcctaggacaaaatggtaactaactaacacacacacacacacatacacacacacacacacacacacacacacacacacacacacacacacacacacatacacacacacacacactactaataaaaaaccggtggggttatcaagaaatggacggtatggacgagattggagataTGGATTAtacagtaggtacagttcagtcagggaaacacaaggtagtcattgcagtgatgtgaagaggcggggccaggagctgagtctcgacccctgcaaccacaattaggtgagtacacacacacacacgcgcgggaCAACGCAAGCATACCTGTTCTCGTAACTAATAGTACGTGATAATCAACGcgctataataataatgataataataataataataataataataataataataataatcaaaacttCGTGCCACTCACCGGTGCAGTTATACATGAGGTTGGCCAGAAGTTTGTCACGGTGTGAGAGACCATTACGCTGACCAATCAGACCTTGGGCGAAAGGGTCGACAGTACTGATGGTCAGCTTTCCGTTCCGCGTAAAGTACTGAAAACAGGGCGGATACGGGAGATATTACGATTTTGTGGATGGTTTGAGGAACCATTAAAAACATCATCGCAGTTCTCATTatcgctgtcaccaccaccatcatcattattatcaccagcattatcatcatcacggtcaccactatcaccatcattattactTATCCTCTCacttattttttttcatatagtCTCCTATCTCTTACAATTTAATTAAATGACTGGAATCAACTTATTTTGACAGGCCTTTTATATTTGAATAAAGGCAGTTAGTGTCAAAATTTAATCACGATTTCAGGTTTTTAAACAAGAGTGAACAAGCATGTGGTAGTGACCTTTAGGTCACACTGCTCGCATTAGTTAAAGTAACCCTTAACCCTCAGGAATAAGAagtgaatttatatatattatatatacgtatatatatatatatatatatatatatatatatatatatatatatatatatatatatatatatatatatatataatgtatatattggaTTAGTTCTGAAATGGTAGGGATAATGCACTGtttggggaatgggagataaCCAGGTTTAACTGTAGGAAGAAAAGGGGTAGCATGAATTCCTTATACTTGAgccgtcaccagcatcaaggataaAAAATAGTGATACATACTCCTAATATGACCAGTTACAATGAACCTGGCAAGTGATATGCTGGTtagaaggttaggtaaggttcgtcagaaaaaaaggacaagtgtctcctgacgcgggtcttagtcaaatgatgacccaccattggagcttttggtcatctgaccgaggcctttaaCACTGACAAATCCCTTGATTGGCTTTCAAGCTTACCTGTCTCCAAGACTCTTCTGATACACACACTCCCAGGAAAATCTTGCTTTAAACACATACTTAAGAGGGAGCTTCAGCATTTTCTAAAGCTGGTTGGGCACAACTGTTGCTATTCACTTTTTGGATTAAGTTATAGAGTGGACTCCAGCCCTTACATAAAAAAAGTTTTATACCCTACATGATGAACCAAAATGAAATTTGGCTCACCATACATTGTAACTAATTAAAAAAATCACTACTAAGAGCAACAAATATTTCTCTAATAAGCCCAGAGTTTTACGTTGTTGCCTCAGACACAGACGAGGGTTGTGGCTACGTCTCTGGACCGTGAGTATGTCTTGTAATTTATAGGTGGAACAAGTATATATCTCATAACCATTAtcttcactatcatcaacaatACTATCAACATCAATATCACAACTATTATCATCGCCTTTATTATCGCCACCAGTACTGAAATGACTATTTTTTCAAcacatcggtcgtttcccaccgaggcttCGTGACCCGAGAAAGAAGTAACACAATTTTTTCTTATTATATttcttacatttagtaatttatgcaggagaagggggttactataATCATCAATAATATAATTACCATTACCCCTTCACAGCTCTCATAATCCTCATAACTAGCAATAAACAAGACTACCATTagcgtcatcaccaccactactgccattacCAAAAAATCTCCAAAATCCCCACTTCCACCATAATGATCGTCACACCCGTGATCATCACCATCTCACCTGGGAGCCGTAGTGCATCACGGAGGTGTAGTCGTATGGAACACCGTAGTTGTTAATGACAGTCGTGGAGTACTCGATGAAGTTATTCTCCATGCCAAGAATGATGTTCTGATAGACAATGTTAACATAGTTATCTCGGTCGGGACGTGATTGTTCATGGAAGAAGCCCATGGCATGGCCGGTCTCATGAGCTACTGTGCCCATCtgtggagagaaaaaaaaaaggtgtgaAATTCGTGTTTAAATTTAAGTACTATTTTAATTACCATAAACTTAGTGCTGCGCATTATAGACCATTGTAAGAATTCACATGATTGCAGCTCTGACCAGAAACAAAGATGTTTTCATAAGAGCAGTAATTTTACAGCCATTTCCAGACATTGTTTCCATTATTTGCCTTTTTCAGTTCATTTAAAACTTTTGTTCAAGAATCCAATTGTATCCTTATACCTGACTCCGAATTTACTTTCTCTCACCTTGTTGTGATCCTCgtgtaggtttttttttttttgtgtatgtgcGTACTCGACTATTTGTTACTTTCCTGAACAAAGAAAAACAAGTAAATCCAGAATTATAACATGGTGAGAGCAAGCAAAAaccaatttgtgtgtgtgtgtatgtgtgtgatgttTCGAGGTTATCTGTAATCTTATCAAGCATCAGATGCAGGTGTAGGGGTTCAAGGATGCCTCAGTGTTCAGGTTCAGATACATAAATATGAACATTAAGCTTTATCGagaaaagtaatacaatatattaacaaaatacaaaaaaaacaaaaaaagttcTGCATGACTTACGTTGTCACAGCCTTCGCCTATAGAGATGTCTTGACCATCAGTGGCTTGACGCCCGATGTAAGACCAACATCCAGAACCATAATAATAATTGAGGTAAGGCTGACTGGTATTGGTAACTCGAGTAAACTTGATGCAGGTGTTGTCCATCCAGTGTTGCAGACCAGCAAGTATTGCCGTCACATTaactgaatgaaaaaaaaatatggaaagcGATTGATTATTATGGTAAACTTGGTATTTAAGGCATTAAAATTCCAATGACCTTCCGGATTGCAATAATCTCCATCTACCGTACAAAGAATAGGATTTGCATTTACAACTCTCTGAATTGAAATGATGGTAATCGAtttagggggggggagagagagagagagagagagagagagagagagagagagagagagagagagagagagagagagagagagagagagagagagagaaagaaatttCACATATCTTTAATGAGTATCTTATAATATCTGATACCGTTATTcagaaaaaaatatgtattttgtAACATTTATAACAACAAACGAAACCTTGTTGAAGGTAAATAGCCTCACTGTTTTAACTAAATCAGTTACATCAAATATTTCTATGATACGGGATGAAAAAAATTTTAACTTCGTGAAAAGTGTGCTGGAGGAATGTACACTTCTAAGTTAAAATGTTTTACTTTCACTATAAAATGATTGTTTTTTTTAGGTATTTCAGGCACTTTTAACTGGTTGTCTGATTATATTTTCTTCCTGCTCTCAGATCTTCGTTTACATCTTGAGATCACATCGCCAAAACTTTATTTTTTTCGATGGAAGGTTATATAAACCAAGGTTATGAAAAGTATTATGAGAGTATTGGTTTATGTAAAACTGACCAGAGGGCCCCCCTCTGGTCAGTTTATATAAATAAATTCCgtgttattatattatttttaaagaTTCGTCGGTatttttcccggcccgggccttttccaagtggtggcccggccttggctccctgtctagggagtgtctgagacctaagtcttccatgggaggaggtacaagtaccccatcatctttgggaccaactgtccccaggcctagctgctcgtagggagaagctaggcctctctggtctgccatccccgcctcaagggggttattgggaatgacagtcttgtgagcagcaagctcgggctcaggcacctaccctaccctaaaagggctgagcatggtgtcgatgaattcCGTGTTATAATTTTTGAAAAGCCTCTTCTGAGCGATTTCAGACTTTCGAAACTGAGTGTATCTATGTAAAGGAAAATTCTGATTGCTATTTGGAGTGTAtaaattccaatttaaaaattGCATTTTTATAATGGTATTGAATTTTTCTATTAAAATAAGTTGAATATGTCTTTTCTTAACGGCTTCAGATTACCGATGACTTTTGTGAGAAGGTTGATACCTTTTAGAGTAGGCTTCATAAGTTGAATTGTGGGATTAtgtacaataactggagaatgtttcttCCGGTTACtttcaaacttttagtgctggTGTGTGTTCTCAACAGAAAATTTGCATTAATTATATGatgaataatttttatttttactgtTTTACAAATTAGTTTCCTTCTCATATCTGGAGTCTGTCAGTTCTGATCTCTCCTAGAGACAGACCTTGATTGATAGGGGATTCTGAAGCTGTTAAGTTTATTGAAGAAGCTTGGAAAAACTGATATGCTcgttttcatgaaaaaaaaaaagaaatagtaACCCCCTCATCCCGTCGAGTCCAGACCTTCAGAGTCCATAACTTAAGAATAAAATTTCTATACTGCTTTACATTTTAAGTGTGATAGAGTTTGGAAGATTGATTTCCGGgagataactagagaatgcctcttctgattagcTTTAAGCTTTCCAAGCTTGTGTGTCCTACTTAGTGAAAAGCTCGAATTGGTTTTTATCTGTGTGGATGTCGATTTGCAATTTTCCTTGAATAGGAATATTAATTTTTATACAGTAAATGGCAGTGACTGGCTGGcgatcttcagtactaatactcGACTGCATTAAAAACTTTGTCACACTCTGTACTATTTCTTTTTCATGATTTAAGAGAGAGGGGCTAGGTTATGGGAACACTTTTCATGTATACAGTGATCAAGTCACTTCTAGGAACTTTAACGTTGGAGAGTGGAATTTGTAACTAGCCAGGAATATGACGGTGTGAAGGCAGAATTCGTGTGTAAATTGAGGATTCCTGTTTGTATCCATTGATTTAGAGAACTATACCAGTCAACTGGAGGCAAGGAACTGGAGTTCAGCCTTTGTAAACATACTCCCACTGCAATGTCTCACGTACCTGGATAAACTGTGGTGTATGGAACCAATGGATATCCGTCGGGACCATCTGGCCAACGGTACATTAAGTTGCGAATGGCTTTCCTCTCCCTCAATGCTTGCCACTGTTCGGGCGTCAACATTATGTCCTTCTCAAACAGCTTCTTCCCATCCACGAAATCTGGGTTGGTGTATTCAAACCTTTCGTCCTGGGAAAGAGGAAGCTGGAGTTAGCTGTTGGCACCTCATGCGGATACGGGCTACATAGACAGGCTAGTCTAGGGAAAAATGAGAGATTATATCTTAACAGccaaaattagagaaagtgagtaCATTGGGGCAAATAGAAGAGGTATATAGCAGATTTCGAAAGATTTTCTTTTACTTAGATGCTTGAGGATCATTTTTTGTGACCCAAATGGCTCATATTAAAGGATGTTGCGTGTGTCCACAGGGTGGGCCAAGCTTTGCAGCGACGATTGCTACTCCATCCATTACTTGATTATCTCAGTTCTCTGAATATAAAATTACAACTATTAGCATGTGGGAGTCAAGGTATAAAAGGGTGTCCTCATACTCGTAAATGTTGGTTGacggagacagaaagagagagagagagagagagagagagaatgaaataaGAGATATTAAAGATAGCAACAACAAAAGAAAGTGGAAATACTAGCAAACAGATTCCTCAACAATAGCTACTTATCAGTCAACTTACAGGTATACTGAGCCTGGAGGCAGTTCTCTTCTTTCTGTTGTGGACCCTGACAAGTATATCTCCCCGGGGATGCCCTGCTTCCTGTTCAGAACGAAACACAAATGAGACTGCGTCATTTACACGTGCATCCTAGAGCTTAGGCGAAGGTATAGGCTTATACTGGTCTTTAAGTCCAAATTTAAATGCGTATCACAGAGtgcaaatgatatatatatatatatatatatatatatatatatatatatatatatatatatatatatatatatatatatatatatatatatatatatcacttagATGAATGTTTCAATAATAACCCCACATGAAGACAGAAGCTCAGGGAATTAACTGGAtctcagaaggggatcgaaatatacagatcaattaatcccCTGAGTTTCTTTCTTCACGTTActtattactgagcactgacaagtgcttattacactttagttattcatacGAATTtttataggtatgtatgtatttaaCCCCGAGATAAGTTGtaatgaagtacagtgttatattTTAGTTAAATCATTATCCAAGTTGACCTTGAGGTGTCttccttgctgtgtgtgtgtgtgtgtgtgtgtacactggcaCGTACTTACCGACAAAGTTACCTGATGCATGATGATTGGTGGTCGAGTAGTTTCTGTGTCCTGAAGAAGAGGAAATATTATGTACTGTAATGTATATTTGTCCCGACGATTATGTCAAGGCGCTGAAACATTTTAAATTGACTAAAAAATAATTGTTTTCAAAAGAATTAATGTATGAAAATTAAACCTGCATGAGTAttgcaacccaggagtcccaaaagcctgttaccctgggtgtaaagggagcaaaataaacacagcagaaaaacttttgacatgtattatccttcaccaatgtagaacagaagtatgtacaatatatacactatgtacaacaataggtattagtgcactccacggtaagcaaggcagaatagaagccactagagagcagaccgtgcttcaaccagctctagaatgggaatgacaagggcagacaggtgagtggtacccacaacacctctgcgattgccaaaaccatctgctcattggctggaacctgggtactgactgaacgacggggccccatcatcaacccttagtacccgGTTCACTggatgggggagatagcctttcaatgagggtgtgtacgtgcgccgaataaaggttacgtactctttgcatgccacagtacgAATTTTTAAAATTTTACACAGTATGTGGAATATATAATTCCAGGTATGAGAATTATTTTCTCCCTATAATTCATACTTCTATGCATACCCATAAATTTACATGGAAGATTATGCAGTCATTATCtgacttgatattcaacaacataaatactgaaaattagacacatgtgcaaaatctgggtatctttattgtatataaattcaagaatttgtattgataaagccactggatggcgaaacgtctacaataaagatacccagatgttgcacatgtgtctaatttttatctTGTCGTATTGTACACCATTCATGAACAACAAAAATACTGTCGTATAGTGAATATCTTACAAGAAATGTTATACTTATATTAATTTTATGGTGTTTCCTTCGCATGTTGACAGATAATCGGAAGTCAAGTAGACAACTTCAGTGGTCTGTACATAGTGTGTTTATATAGAATTGTGGAATCATTAAATGTATATTATTGAAAATAAATGGCATTAAGAAAATCAccacaaccaaccaaccaacagtCCAGCTAAACAACCAACCAATCAACAAACCAatcaaccatatatatatatatatatatatatatatatatatatatatatatatatatatatatatatatatatatatatatatatatatatatatatatatatatatatatatatatatatatatatatatatatatatatatatatatattcttcacttGTCAGTCTCTTGTTTTACAAACCTACGTTCTAACTTTGAAATCAAAGTGGATGGGCCTCCTGttcccttttcctcctcctcttcctccttcttaccttattctttttttaaatttctatCTTTCCCTGATCTTCCTTCCTACCTCTTTACTATATATACCATGATCACACAGCCTTGTATCCTTGTCAGCCATACGAATTCATTCATCAATGTGTGTGCCAGTGAGCTTTAGGTAAAACAGATTTAGAAACCTTTGTCACTTCCTAACTTCCTATTAAGAGGGATGTAAGACACCAGAGAACAAGCAAATATTTCCCCCATGACTGTCACAAGACTGACTGTATAGAAATATCGTACCTGAGCGCAAGTGACTGCTGCCACACGATTGGTCCACAAGAGGGTATCGTATGTGAGCACAAGTGACTGCTACCACACGATTGGTCCACAAGAGGGTATCGTATGCGAGCATAAGTGACTGCTTCCACACGATTGGTCCACAAGAGGGTATCGTATGTGAGCACAAGTGTCTGCTACCACACGATTAGTCCACATGAGAGTAACGTACCTGAGCACAAGTGACTGCTACCACACAATTAGTCCACATGAGAGTAACGTACCTGAGCACAAGGGACTGCTGCCACACGATTTGTCCACAAGTGGGTATCGTATGTGAGCACAAGTGACTGCTACTACACGATTGGTCCACAAGAGGGTATCGTATGTGAGCACAAGTGACTGCTACCACACGATTGGTCCACAAGTGGGTATCGTATGTGAGCACAAGTGTCTGCTACCACACGATTAGTCCACATGAGAGTAACGTACCTGAGCACAAGTGACTGCTGCCAAAAGAGTGACCACAGTCATAAGCAAACACACTCCCGGGACCATGTTAACTAGTCAGACGCTTATGGACATCTGATGGTGACGGTCTATGTCTCCTTCCAACTTATATATTCTCgctgccttccctctccacaGCCATGTCTGCTAACACGCCCGAAGGATCGTCTCTAGTGTCACATATTTTATAAATGAATATGCATTATTCCTCTGACAATGTTTATTATGAGAAGGAATTTCTTTTATTCAAAATTATTCTATATATAAGAGAGCAAGAGTATATTGTATTAGCGCAGTCACTTTCAATTTCCAATTTTCTCTAGATGCGTCTGCACCCAGAGTTTATTTCCTCATTTACTAAAAGCGTAAAATTAACATCCTGTGAAAATGTTCATGATTGATACCGTTCACCTCCACAAACTTTATGTTATACTGGCAATGATAAATGATTCCAGCTTCATACAAAATTAGTACCAAGTGCCCATTGACGCTGCCATTGTCTGCTCCATTTCATAATCGTGATTTAATTAATAGTTTCATAGGGAAGCTCCAAGCCCGTACGGGATCATACAGCGCATGCATAATTTGAGTCAATTAGTTTCGATCCAAGGAAAAATTAATTTAGCAACAATtcactgaatcaagagcccttcacctcaaCATTCCTCCTTATACTACCTATGGTTTATGCCTAGTGTTCataatttgcaaaaaaaaaaaaaaaaaaattcacgttTGTTTTCTTCCAGTCAACACTAAttattattgaacattaaaatggtataaaataccgacaggttgttaggtaagacacaaatgcaacagttaggtatctttattatgaaacgtttcgcctacacagtaggcttcttcagtcaagtacagaaa includes these proteins:
- the LOC128685039 gene encoding blastula protease 10-like, with the protein product MHQVTLSEAGHPRGDILVRVHNRKKRTASRLSIPDERFEYTNPDFVDGKKLFEKDIMLTPEQWQALRERKAIRNLMYRWPDGPDGYPLVPYTTVYPVNVTAILAGLQHWMDNTCIKFTRVTNTSQPYLNYYYGSGCWSYIGRQATDGQDISIGEGCDNMGTVAHETGHAMGFFHEQSRPDRDNYVNIVYQNIILGMENNFIEYSTTVINNYGVPYDYTSVMHYGSQYFTRNGKLTISTVDPFAQGLIGQRNGLSHRDKLLANLMYNCTGKWLAKCGLPVDPCQNQGYTGVNCTCVCPPGTSGDICQTVTSTYYSKDTIQTLFSPHQFYVPLLF